In Myxococcales bacterium, the DNA window CGCGTCGGGAAGATGCGCACCATCGCCTCGATGAACGAAGCGTCGGGCCCCACGAGGATGCGCGGGAGATCGCGCTCCACGCCGCTCCAGATCGTGTCGGCGGCCTTTCGGGGGGACGTTCCGGCGACCCGCGCGAAGTGCTTCGAGAGCTCTTCGGTCGTGGTCGGAGCGCCCGAGGTGTTCTCGTAGTGCCTGCCGTTCGCGACGATGCCGGTGCGAACGCCGCCGGGGCACACGACCGAGACCTTCACGCGGCTCCCCGCGAGCTCTTGTGCGAGGGCCTCGGTGAACCCGCGGACCGCGAATTTACTGGCGTTGTAGGCCGATTGGCGCGGCACTCCGATGAGCCCGAACACGGACGACACGTTGACGATGTGCCCCTCGTCGCGCCTCTTGAGCTGCGGGAGGAACGCCTCCGTGCCGCGGACGACGCCCCAGAAGTTGATGTCCATGAGCCACGCGAAGTCCTCGCGTTTCATCTTTCCGACCGAGTCGGAGAGCGAGACTCCCGCGTTGTTCACGACGACGTGCGCGCCTCCCATCTCGCGCTCCACAGTGGAGGCGAAGTCGTTCACGGCGTCGTCGCTGCGGACGTCGACCTGACGAACGAGGATGCGCCCGGGCGAGGCCCCCGTGAGCTTGGCGGTCTCCTCGAGACCTTCTTGGTTCCAGTCGGAGATGGCGATGCTCGCGCCCCTCTCGGCCGCGGAGATGGCGAGCGCGCGCCCGATGCCGGAGCCCGCGCCGGTGATCACGACGACCTTCTGGTTGAGAGTCTTCACGGAGCCTCCGCTTATGCCGCTTCGTCTTTGGGTGTCGAGACCGCGCGATCGAGCCCGAGCTTCTCGCGCGCGCGCTCGAGGGCGGCCTCGGTGTCGCGATCCCAGGGGTGAAAGTCTCTTCGATAGTAGTCGAGGTACGCGGGCACGAGCTTGCGAAACCACCCCGGGTTTCCCCAGAGCGTCCACGCGCCGCGGACGTTCGAAAGGAACCCCCCGGACCGCGGATCTTTCTTCATGAGCTGCCGCTTCATCCACGCCACGTGGGTCGTGAAGCGAACCGTGATGAGCATCATCACGAGCACGCGGCGCGCGTAGCTCCCGTCGACCTCTTGGTAGACGTCGAACGCGACGGCCTTGTGCTCGGTCTCCTCGACCGCGTGCCAGAGCCACAGCTTCTGCATCTCGGGTGCGAACCTCGCGAGCAGATCGGGCTCTTGGAGGAGCTGCTCGGCCATGATGGCCGTGAAGTGCTCGAGCGCGCACGTGACGGCGAGCCGAAAGTGCGGTGAGGCCTTCTTCCCCAGCGCGATGCGCTCCCTCACGCTCGCGTAGAGCGGCTCCAAGTCGAACCCTCGCCACGCGACCCACGCGTTGAAGGCCTCGTGCGCCTTCGCGTGCTCGGCCTCTTGGGCGAGGAAGTGCGCGACCTCTTTCCGAAGTGCCGGATCTTTCAGGTCTTTTCGGAAGTGGGCGACGGCCTCCATGAACATGCGCTCGCCGTCCGGGAACGACACGGAGAGCGCGTTCAAGAGG includes these proteins:
- a CDS encoding SDR family oxidoreductase produces the protein MKTLNQKVVVITGAGSGIGRALAISAAERGASIAISDWNQEGLEETAKLTGASPGRILVRQVDVRSDDAVNDFASTVEREMGGAHVVVNNAGVSLSDSVGKMKREDFAWLMDINFWGVVRGTEAFLPQLKRRDEGHIVNVSSVFGLIGVPRQSAYNASKFAVRGFTEALAQELAGSRVKVSVVCPGGVRTGIVANGRHYENTSGAPTTTEELSKHFARVAGTSPRKAADTIWSGVERDLPRILVGPDASFIEAMVRIFPTRYPRIMKAVLGMSEKVRGVKL
- a CDS encoding metal-dependent hydrolase, translating into MSATTTARTPRTIPVRKGSFSFDEAPTYWCDGEPSLTHLLNALSVSFPDGERMFMEAVAHFRKDLKDPALRKEVAHFLAQEAEHAKAHEAFNAWVAWRGFDLEPLYASVRERIALGKKASPHFRLAVTCALEHFTAIMAEQLLQEPDLLARFAPEMQKLWLWHAVEETEHKAVAFDVYQEVDGSYARRVLVMMLITVRFTTHVAWMKRQLMKKDPRSGGFLSNVRGAWTLWGNPGWFRKLVPAYLDYYRRDFHPWDRDTEAALERAREKLGLDRAVSTPKDEAA